In Oryza sativa Japonica Group chromosome 2, ASM3414082v1, the following are encoded in one genomic region:
- the LOC4328037 gene encoding protein KINESIN LIGHT CHAIN-RELATED 1, producing MPGLAAADNSPPVAAPPPRRLSSPLPRSRAPPSPSPSTSSRAKPRKVAAQPETDEAALDNPDLGPFLLKQARDAMVSGEGGGAARALEFAERAARALERRGEGAELELAMSLHVAAAIHCGLGRHADAIPVLERAVAVVTPPPPPPPPEGESSAEEQPPEDQQKGEEWALAAFSGWMQLGDTHAMLGRMDESIACYGKGLEIQMAALGERDPRVAETCRYLAEAHVQALQFDEAEKLCRKALEIHREHSAPASLEEASDRRLMALILDAKGDYDGALEHLVLASMTMVANGRDIEVATIDVAIGNTYLALARFDEAVFSYQKALTVLKSARGDDHPSVASVFVRLADLYHRTGRLRESKSYCENALRVYAKPAPGAAPDEVAGGLMEIAAIYEALGDLDEALKLLQRALKLLEDSPGQWSTVAGIEAQMGVLYYMVGRYADSRNSFENAVAKLRASGERKSAFFGVLLNQMGLACVQLFKIDEAAQLFEEARAVLEQECGASHPDTLGVYSNLAAIYDAMGRVEDAIEILEHVLKVREEKLGTANPDVEDEKLRLAELLKEAGRSRNRKQKSLENLFVTNSQRVKKDAGRRWSNFGFRS from the exons ATGCCGGGCCTCGCCGCGGCCGACAACTCGCCACCGGTggcggccccgccgccgaggcggctgtcgtcgccgctgcccaggagccgggcgccgccgtcgccgtcgccttccaCCTCGTCGCGGGCCAAGCCcaggaaggtggcggcgcagccggaGACGGACGAGGCGGCGCTCGACAACCCGGATCTGGGGCCCTTCCTGCTCAAGCAGGCCCGCGACGCCATGGTCTCGGGGGAGGGCGggggcgccgcgcgcgcgctcgagtTCGCCGAGAGGGCCGCCCGCGCGCtcgagcgccgcggcgagggggccgagctcgagctcgccatgagcctccacgtcgccgccgccatccactGCGGCCTCGGCAGGCACGCCGACGCCATCCCTGTCCTcgagcgcgccgtcgccgtcgtcacgccgcctccgcctccgccgccgcctgaggGTGAGAGCTCGGCGGAGGAGCAGCCGCCCGAGGACCAGCAGAAGGGGGAGGAGTGGGccctcgccgccttctccggcTGGATGCAGCTCGGCGACACCCACGCCATGCTCGGCCGCATGGACGAGTCCATCGCCTGCTACGGCAAGGGCCTCGAGATCCAGATGGCCGCGCTCGGCGAGCGTGATCCCCGCGTCGCCGAGACCTGCAG GTATTTGGCGGAAGCGCATGTGCAAGCCCTGCAGTTCGATGAAGCAGAGAAGTTGTGCCGCAAAGCCCTCGAGATCCACCGGGAGCACAGCGCTCCCGCTTCGCTCGAGGAGGCCTCCGACCGCCGCCTGATGGCACTCATCCTTGACGCCAAGGGTGACTATGATGGTGCCCTGGAGCACCTTGTGCTTGCCTCCATGACCATGGTCGCCAATGGACGTGACATTGAGGTCGCGACGATCGATGTCGCGATAGGCAACACCTACCTTGCCCTCGCCCGCTTCGACGAGGCTGTCTTCTCCTACCAGAAGGCGTTGACAGTACTCAAGTCTGCCCGTGGTGATGACCACCCTTCGGTTGCATCTGTCTTTGTCCGCCTCGCAGACCTTTACCACCGAACAGGGAGGCTCCGCGAGTCCAAATCCTACTGTGAGAATGCACTCCGTGTCTATGCAAAGCCCGCGCCTGGCGCTGCCCCTGATGAGGTTGCTGGAGGCCTAATGGAGATTGCTGCCATCTATGAGGCGCTTGGAGACCTTGATGAGGCACTGAAGCTTTTGCAAAGGGCACTAAAGTTGCTTGAGGACTCACCAGGACAGTGGAGCACTGTTGCTGGCATCGAGGCACAAATGGGTGTGTTGTACTACATGGTAGGGAGGTATGCCGATTCAAGGAACTCATTTGAAAATGCGGTTGCCAAATTGAGAGCTAGCGGGGAGAGGAAGTCGGCATTTTTTGGAGTTCTGTTGAACCAGATGGGGCTAGCTTGTGTGCAGCTATTCAAGATTGATGAGGCTGCACAGTTGTTTGAAGAGGCAAGGGCAGTTCTAGAACAGGAGTGTGGTGCCTCTCATCCAGATACTCTCGGCGTCTACAGTAATTTGGCTGCAATCTACGATGCTATGGGCAG GGTTGAGGACGCCATTGAAATACTGGAACACGTACTTAAGGTGAGGGAAGAGAAGCTCGGCACAGCAAACCCGGATGTCGAGGACGAGAAGCTAAGGCTTGCGGAGCTTCTGAAGGAGGCAGGGCGGTCCCGGAACAGGAAGCAGAAATCGCTGGAAAACCTTTTCGTGACCAACTCGCAGCGTGTTAAGAAAGATGCTGGGAGGAGGTGGTCCAACTTTGGCTTCAGGAGTTGA
- the LOC4328038 gene encoding uncharacterized protein isoform X1 encodes MPSPSLLLHHHHHRLSPRFAPSRSPSPRTLSLHPAPRLRLRLRLRASARGGGGSTRDHDDGARSIPIARCYEAALARLDLSGTARREQAVAAAAAADGGAAAEAHLAAVADAMVMEAFLPGPDGARRSAMSTRLILQANEVTEKASKLKKDLGTEFFSENEPDAESVLAMAFKQVVMDQLTNFRLEVFSPGSEIDLQDLSKPRKVPADFSIRSSDEKLLAALAEAIFSCVIEDARNNYLGGTGGLFHKWKSNCSLDSSVCIDIISESEVVNSARRRLDSFDLVQSSHVAGKAKNGWWPAPKSERLVKIGGPDFMLWASEFVYTYKLQIDAKAFKNTKLGGHHVLANNKGEVLLSHAQMVELANILDMYFEDQFTLPGKTFYSNWNSEPSKIKKNNGYLNNLFALLAGSSIVFLVGAIAQLCWPQSLKDKRLATVSSCVSSSQSYCSDIHSLDSSELQAYCVSVVEKIKDSFGCTGDLMVDANIGAWVGELPEFFKGINCDSHDDYVDIQSTGAISQGEQPSLVSSPIKMSSHLEQNDDTQETLQNIASFQVVMSERGKVVGFQPTNRLAVNHWATNPLTKLLYEGRKISPAFLEPRLRISRPAKVVPVELLMSVNPESFFALVRPVQDPC; translated from the exons ATGCCATCTccgtctctcctcctccaccaccaccaccaccgcctctccCCTCGCTTCGCCCCCTcccgctccccctccccccgaaCCCTATCGCTGCATCCTgctcctcgcctccgcctccgcctccggcttCGCGCcagcgcccgcggcggcgggggcagcaCACGGGACCACGATGACGGCGCGCGGTCCATCCCGATAGCGCGGTGCTACGAGGCAGCCCTCGCGCGCCTCGACCTCTCGGGAACCGCGCGGCGGGAGCAggcggtcgcggcggcggcggcggccgatggAGGCGCGGCTGCCGAGGCTCacctcgccgctgtcgccgacgCCATGGTCATGGAGGCCTTCCTCCCTGGACCCGACGGCGCCCGGCGCAGCGCCATGTCCACACGGCTG ATTTTGCAAGCAAATGAAGTTACAGAGAAGGCCAGTAAGCTAAAGAAAGACCTTGGCACTGAATTTTTCTCTGAAAACGAACCTGATGCAGAGAGTGTTTTGGCAATGGCCTTTAAGCAAGTTGTAATGGATCAGCTCACAAACTTTCGGCTTGAAGTGTTCTCCCCAGGTTCAGAGATAGATCTCCAAGATTTGAGCAAACCCCGAAAG GTGCCTGCGGATTTTAGTATCAGATCATCAGATGAAAAACTTCTAGCTGCTCTTGCGGAAGCCATTTTCTCCTGTGTCATTGAGGATGCCAGAAATAATTACCTAGGGGGCACTGGTGGTTTGTTTCATAAGTGGAAGTCAAACTGCTCATTGGATTCCTCTGTTTGCATAGACATAATTTCTGAGTCAGAAGTAGTGAACAGTGCTAGGAGGCGCTTAGATAGTTTTGATCTTGTACAGTCTTCTCATGTAGCGGGTAAAGCAAAGAATGGATGGTGGCCAGCTCCAAAGTCTGAAAGGTTAGTGAAGATTGGTGGCCCTGATTTTATGCTTTGGGCCAGTGAGTTTGTGTACACATATAAACTACAAATTGATGCCAAAGCATTCAAGAATACAAAGCTTGGGGGTCATCATGTGTTAGCAAATAATAAGGGGGAAGTTCTCTTATCCCACGCCCAAATG GTGGAGTTAGCAAATATTCTGGACATGTATTTTGAAGATCAGTTCACATTACCTGGAAAAACCTTCTATTCCAACTGGAATTCAGAACCATCAAAGATTAAAAAGAACAAT GGTTATTTGAACAACCTTTTTGCTTTGTTGGCTGGtagctctattgtttttcttgtcGGCGCCATTGCTCAGTTATGCTGGCCTCAGTCTCTTAAAGATAAAAGATTGGCCACTGTTAGTTCATGTGTCTCATCATCACAGAGCTATTGTTCTGATATCCACTCTCTAGATAGTAGTGAG TTGCAGGCTTACTGTGTATCTGTTGTTGAGAAAATTAAAGACTCATTTGGTTGTACTGGTGATCTAATGGTTGATGCAAATATTGGTGCTTGGGTTGGAGAACTGCCTGAATTCTTCAAGGGCATCAACTGTGACAGTCATGATGATTATGTCGATATTCAGAGTACTGGTGCTATTAGCCAAGGAGAGCAACCCTCATTGGTGTCAAGTCCTATTAAGATGTCTTCTCATCTGGAACAAAATGATGACACTCAAGAAACTCTGCAGAATATTGCTAGTTTTCAG GTGGTCATGTCAGAAAGAGGTAAAGTAGTTGGATTTCAGCCAACAAACCGCCTAGCTGTGAATCATTGGGCAACAAATCCATTAACGAAGCTCCTGTACGAGGGGCGAAAGATCTCTCCAG CCTTTCTGGAGCCTAGGCTTAGAATTTCTCGCCCAGCTAAGGTTGTCCCAGTTGAGTTGCTGATGTCGGTGAATCCAGAATCCTTTTTTGCTTTGGTGAGGCCTGTTCAAGATCCATGCTAA
- the LOC4328038 gene encoding uncharacterized protein isoform X2, which yields MPSPSLLLHHHHHRLSPRFAPSRSPSPRTLSLHPAPRLRLRLRLRASARGGGGSTRDHDDGARSIPIARCYEAALARLDLSGTARREQAVAAAAAADGGAAAEAHLAAVADAMVMEAFLPGPDGARRSAMSTRLILQANEVTEKASKLKKDLGTEFFSENEPDAESVLAMAFKQVVMDQLTNFRLEVFSPGSEIDLQDLSKPRKVPADFSIRSSDEKLLAALAEAIFSCVIEDARNNYLGGTGGLFHKWKSNCSLDSSVCIDIISESEVVNSARRRLDSFDLVQSSHVAGKAKNGWWPAPKSERLVKIGGPDFMLWASEFVYTYKLQIDAKAFKNTKLGGHHVLANNKGEVLLSHAQMVELANILDMYFEDQFTLPGKTFYSNWNSEPSKIKKNNGYLNNLFALLAGSSIVFLVGAIAQLCWPQSLKDKRLATVSSCVSSSQSYCSDIHSLDSSEAYCVSVVEKIKDSFGCTGDLMVDANIGAWVGELPEFFKGINCDSHDDYVDIQSTGAISQGEQPSLVSSPIKMSSHLEQNDDTQETLQNIASFQVVMSERGKVVGFQPTNRLAVNHWATNPLTKLLYEGRKISPAFLEPRLRISRPAKVVPVELLMSVNPESFFALVRPVQDPC from the exons ATGCCATCTccgtctctcctcctccaccaccaccaccaccgcctctccCCTCGCTTCGCCCCCTcccgctccccctccccccgaaCCCTATCGCTGCATCCTgctcctcgcctccgcctccgcctccggcttCGCGCcagcgcccgcggcggcgggggcagcaCACGGGACCACGATGACGGCGCGCGGTCCATCCCGATAGCGCGGTGCTACGAGGCAGCCCTCGCGCGCCTCGACCTCTCGGGAACCGCGCGGCGGGAGCAggcggtcgcggcggcggcggcggccgatggAGGCGCGGCTGCCGAGGCTCacctcgccgctgtcgccgacgCCATGGTCATGGAGGCCTTCCTCCCTGGACCCGACGGCGCCCGGCGCAGCGCCATGTCCACACGGCTG ATTTTGCAAGCAAATGAAGTTACAGAGAAGGCCAGTAAGCTAAAGAAAGACCTTGGCACTGAATTTTTCTCTGAAAACGAACCTGATGCAGAGAGTGTTTTGGCAATGGCCTTTAAGCAAGTTGTAATGGATCAGCTCACAAACTTTCGGCTTGAAGTGTTCTCCCCAGGTTCAGAGATAGATCTCCAAGATTTGAGCAAACCCCGAAAG GTGCCTGCGGATTTTAGTATCAGATCATCAGATGAAAAACTTCTAGCTGCTCTTGCGGAAGCCATTTTCTCCTGTGTCATTGAGGATGCCAGAAATAATTACCTAGGGGGCACTGGTGGTTTGTTTCATAAGTGGAAGTCAAACTGCTCATTGGATTCCTCTGTTTGCATAGACATAATTTCTGAGTCAGAAGTAGTGAACAGTGCTAGGAGGCGCTTAGATAGTTTTGATCTTGTACAGTCTTCTCATGTAGCGGGTAAAGCAAAGAATGGATGGTGGCCAGCTCCAAAGTCTGAAAGGTTAGTGAAGATTGGTGGCCCTGATTTTATGCTTTGGGCCAGTGAGTTTGTGTACACATATAAACTACAAATTGATGCCAAAGCATTCAAGAATACAAAGCTTGGGGGTCATCATGTGTTAGCAAATAATAAGGGGGAAGTTCTCTTATCCCACGCCCAAATG GTGGAGTTAGCAAATATTCTGGACATGTATTTTGAAGATCAGTTCACATTACCTGGAAAAACCTTCTATTCCAACTGGAATTCAGAACCATCAAAGATTAAAAAGAACAAT GGTTATTTGAACAACCTTTTTGCTTTGTTGGCTGGtagctctattgtttttcttgtcGGCGCCATTGCTCAGTTATGCTGGCCTCAGTCTCTTAAAGATAAAAGATTGGCCACTGTTAGTTCATGTGTCTCATCATCACAGAGCTATTGTTCTGATATCCACTCTCTAGATAGTAGTGAG GCTTACTGTGTATCTGTTGTTGAGAAAATTAAAGACTCATTTGGTTGTACTGGTGATCTAATGGTTGATGCAAATATTGGTGCTTGGGTTGGAGAACTGCCTGAATTCTTCAAGGGCATCAACTGTGACAGTCATGATGATTATGTCGATATTCAGAGTACTGGTGCTATTAGCCAAGGAGAGCAACCCTCATTGGTGTCAAGTCCTATTAAGATGTCTTCTCATCTGGAACAAAATGATGACACTCAAGAAACTCTGCAGAATATTGCTAGTTTTCAG GTGGTCATGTCAGAAAGAGGTAAAGTAGTTGGATTTCAGCCAACAAACCGCCTAGCTGTGAATCATTGGGCAACAAATCCATTAACGAAGCTCCTGTACGAGGGGCGAAAGATCTCTCCAG CCTTTCTGGAGCCTAGGCTTAGAATTTCTCGCCCAGCTAAGGTTGTCCCAGTTGAGTTGCTGATGTCGGTGAATCCAGAATCCTTTTTTGCTTTGGTGAGGCCTGTTCAAGATCCATGCTAA
- the LOC4328039 gene encoding GDSL esterase/lipase At5g45950, which produces MRRLAVAAAALLLVAWHFSLITMAAAQLSPPQPPDDQYDDPPMPGLPVSPPSPGYSDSPEPPLPDSPPSQEPDTPEPAPPTPPQQQQQPWQSPLPPRREPAPPRTVVPPQEPGWSSVPPPPARVINYTTTGCTTMLVFGDSTVDPGNNNRLQTAMKANFLPYGADFLGGRPTGRFSNGRLITDILAEKLGIARSIPGFRDPRLRSGQLRRGVSFASAGSGYDEATARSSNALSFPNQIEDLWRYKRNLQRLVGRRRAEELVRRATFVVSAGTTDLLFHYLASNQSAAESGPQYENQLISRVANYTQVMAALGGRRFVFVGVPPIGCLPIARTLLGTGTTRCHENMNLLATSFNERLVEVVRLLKNQPNIRATFVDTYTTIGMATISPNNYGLTETSRGCCGTGVIEVGQTCRGRRACTHPSKYIYWDAAHHTERMNQIITEEVIMNSIGEIYA; this is translated from the exons ATGAGGAGGCTggcggtggctgcggcggcgctgctcctcgTCGCATGGCACTTCTCCCTGATAACAATGGCAGCGGCGCAGCTGTCACCGCCACAGCCACCGGACGACCAATACGACGACCCGCCCATGCCTGGGCTCCCGGTGTCACCACCGTCGCCGGGGTATTCCGAttcgccggagccgccgctgccggattCCCCGCCATCACAGGAGCCTGACACGCCGGAGCCAGCACCACCAACGCcgccccagcagcagcagcagccgtggCAGTCTCCATTGCCACCAAGGAgggagccggcgccgccgcggacggTGGTGCCGCCGCAGGAGCCGGGCTGGTCTTcagtgccgccaccgccggcgagggtGATCAACTACACCACCACCGGGTGTACCACCATGCTGGTGTTCGGTGACTCGACGGTGGATCCCGGCAACAACAACCGGCTGCAGACGGCGATGAAGGCCAACTTCTTGCCGTACGGCGCCGACTTCCTCGGCGGCAGGCCCACCGGCCGGTTCAGCAACGGCCGGCTCATCACGGACATACTCG CGGAAAAACTAGGTATAGCGAGGAGTATTCCAGGATTCCGCGACCCAAGGTTGAGGTCAGGACAGCTCAGGAGGGGTGTGAGTTTTGCATCAGCAGGTTCCGGGTATGACGAGGCCACTGCCAGAAGTTCG AATGCACTGTCATTTCCCAACCAAATAGAGGACCTTTGGCGTTACAAAAGGAACCTGCAGAGGTTAGTTGGACGAAGAAGAGCAGAAGAACTAGTCAGGAGGGCTACATTCGTCGTAAGTGCTGGAACAACAGATCTGCTTTTTCACTATCTTGCCTCAAACCAGTCAGCAGCAGAGAGCGGCCCACAGTACGAAAACCAGCTGATATCACGCGTTGCTAACTACACCCAG GTGATGGCAGCACTTGGAGGAAGGAGATTTGTCTTTGTTGGAGTGCCCCCAATTGGGTGTTTACCTATTGCTAGAACATTGCTAGGCACAGGTACAACCAGATGCCATGAAAACATGAACTTGCTGGCAACCTCATTTAATGAGAGGCTAGTTGAAGTGGTGCGTCTTCTAAAGAATCAACCAAATATCAGGGCTACATTTGTTGATACTTATACAACCATCGGCATGGCAACAATAAGCCCCAATAACTATG GCCTGACAGAAACCTCAAGAGGTTGTTGTGGAACAGGAGTTATTGAAGTTGGGCAAACATGCAGAGGCCGAAGAGCATGCACACATCCCAGCAAGTACATATACTGGGATGCTGCCCACCACACGGAGAGAATGAACCAAATTATCACAGAGGAAGTGATAATGAACTCAATTGGAGAAATTTATGCCTAG
- the LOC107277121 gene encoding zinc finger protein CONSTANS-LIKE 12 isoform X2, whose product MRVLLTTYVVIVVVVVTIHVVMDAGDDGGGGGVAVVPSCDSCRGERAVVHCAQHGGARLCLVCDLAAHHAAAARAHRRAPLCDACHAAPAVARSDHHAEAFCASCARDASRHCHRPAAAYTGIPGPAEMARIFSIDVPAPPPPPAAAATDEPWITDTLPFVPYDNSMSYTNYCYYPEMFEDANPDISKEMATIGGEDLLVDNANQQDYFQAWTNSFDSVALMEPGALQEPSYLDLDPSYFDLGSYLDPDHQQMASSSCSDIALLSDTSFLQPLNMSNAPYVQLPMMDANINNEIGAATSSSELAQLIPQSSDHSLLQPLNINDETAYDQLPVIDTNSSNNNTGSEFPCVNFQSSNTGSLLGGSSNMFDGQDQQTSHIVLPEKSCPDPEKRQRAVQRYKEKKSNRRFVKQIMYASRKATADTRRRVRGRFVKASLEQGTSSNDNKQPKHEGN is encoded by the exons atGCGTGTGCTACTGACAACgtacgtcgtcatcgtcgtcgtcgtcgtcacgatACACGTCGTGATGGACGCCGGcgatgatggtggtggtggtggtgtcgccgtcgtcccgtCATGCGACTCGTgccgcggcgagcgcgccgTCGTGCACTGCGCCcagcacggcggcgcgcgcctcTGCCTGGTCTgcgacctcgccgcccaccacgccgcggccgcgcgcgcgcaccgGCGCGCCCCGCTCTGCGACGCGTGCCACGCCGCGCCCGCCGTGGCGCGCTCCGACCACCACGCCGAGGCGTTCTGCGCCTCGTGCGCGCGCGACGCCTCGCGCCACTGccaccgccccgccgccgcctacacCGGTATCCCCGGCCCCGCCGAGATGGCCCGCATCTTCTCTATCGACgtgccggcaccgccgccgccgccggcggcggcggcgacggatgaGCCGTGGATCACCGACACACTCCCATTCGTCCCATACGACAATAGTATGAGCTATACAAATTATTGTTATTATCCCGAG ATGTTTGAAGATGCGAATCCTGACATTAGTAAAGAGATGGCGACAATAGGTGGAGAAGATTTACTTGTTGACAATGCAAATCAGCAAGATTACTTTCAAGCCTGGACAAACTCGTTTGATTCAGTCGCACTAATGGAACCAGGAGCATTGCAA GAACCTTCTTATCTGGATTTGGATCCTTCTTATTTCGATTTGGGATCCTATCTGGACCCTGATCATCAGCAAATGGCATCCTCATCGTGTTCAGACATCGCACTGTTATCAGATACTAGCTTTCTGCAGCCTCTGAACATGAGCAACGCACCTTATGTTCAGTTACCGATGATGGACGCGAACATCAACAACGAGATAGGAGCAGCAACTTCATCTTCAGAACTCGCACAGCTCATACCGCAATCTTCAGATCATAGTCTTCTGCAACCACTGAACATAAACGACGAAACGGCATATGATCAGTTACCGGTGATAGACACAAACAGTAGCAACAACAACACAGGTTCAGAGTTTCCCTgtgtgaattttcagagctccaACACGGGCTCGCTGCTGGGTGGGAGCTCAAACATGTTTGACGGCCAAGATCAACAGACCTCGCATATCGTGCTGCCCGAGAAATCTTGCCCTGATCCGGAGAAGAGACAGCGAGCTGTGCAGAGATACAAGGAGAAAAAGAGCAACAGGAG GTTTGTCAAGCAGATAATGTACGCCTCCCGCAAGGCAACAGCAGACACGCGAAGGCGTGTCAGAGGCAGATTTGTGAAGGCCTCATTGGAGCAGGGCACCAGCTCTAATGACAATAAGCAGCCGAAGCATGAGGGAAATTGA
- the LOC107277121 gene encoding putative zinc finger protein CONSTANS-LIKE 11 isoform X1, giving the protein MRVLLTTYVVIVVVVVTIHVVMDAGDDGGGGGVAVVPSCDSCRGERAVVHCAQHGGARLCLVCDLAAHHAAAARAHRRAPLCDACHAAPAVARSDHHAEAFCASCARDASRHCHRPAAAYTGIPGPAEMARIFSIDVPAPPPPPAAAATDEPWITDTLPFVPYDNSMSYTNYCYYPEVLKEANDANPDISKEMATIGGEDLLVDNANQQDYFQAWTNSFDSVALMEPGALQEPSYLDLDPSYFDLGSYLDPDHQQMASSSCSDIALLSDTSFLQPLNMSNAPYVQLPMMDANINNEIGAATSSSELAQLIPQSSDHSLLQPLNINDETAYDQLPVIDTNSSNNNTGSEFPCVNFQSSNTGSLLGGSSNMFDGQDQQTSHIVLPEKSCPDPEKRQRAVQRYKEKKSNRRFVKQIMYASRKATADTRRRVRGRFVKASLEQGTSSNDNKQPKHEGN; this is encoded by the exons atGCGTGTGCTACTGACAACgtacgtcgtcatcgtcgtcgtcgtcgtcacgatACACGTCGTGATGGACGCCGGcgatgatggtggtggtggtggtgtcgccgtcgtcccgtCATGCGACTCGTgccgcggcgagcgcgccgTCGTGCACTGCGCCcagcacggcggcgcgcgcctcTGCCTGGTCTgcgacctcgccgcccaccacgccgcggccgcgcgcgcgcaccgGCGCGCCCCGCTCTGCGACGCGTGCCACGCCGCGCCCGCCGTGGCGCGCTCCGACCACCACGCCGAGGCGTTCTGCGCCTCGTGCGCGCGCGACGCCTCGCGCCACTGccaccgccccgccgccgcctacacCGGTATCCCCGGCCCCGCCGAGATGGCCCGCATCTTCTCTATCGACgtgccggcaccgccgccgccgccggcggcggcggcgacggatgaGCCGTGGATCACCGACACACTCCCATTCGTCCCATACGACAATAGTATGAGCTATACAAATTATTGTTATTATCCCGAGGTATTAAAAGAAGCCAATG ATGCGAATCCTGACATTAGTAAAGAGATGGCGACAATAGGTGGAGAAGATTTACTTGTTGACAATGCAAATCAGCAAGATTACTTTCAAGCCTGGACAAACTCGTTTGATTCAGTCGCACTAATGGAACCAGGAGCATTGCAA GAACCTTCTTATCTGGATTTGGATCCTTCTTATTTCGATTTGGGATCCTATCTGGACCCTGATCATCAGCAAATGGCATCCTCATCGTGTTCAGACATCGCACTGTTATCAGATACTAGCTTTCTGCAGCCTCTGAACATGAGCAACGCACCTTATGTTCAGTTACCGATGATGGACGCGAACATCAACAACGAGATAGGAGCAGCAACTTCATCTTCAGAACTCGCACAGCTCATACCGCAATCTTCAGATCATAGTCTTCTGCAACCACTGAACATAAACGACGAAACGGCATATGATCAGTTACCGGTGATAGACACAAACAGTAGCAACAACAACACAGGTTCAGAGTTTCCCTgtgtgaattttcagagctccaACACGGGCTCGCTGCTGGGTGGGAGCTCAAACATGTTTGACGGCCAAGATCAACAGACCTCGCATATCGTGCTGCCCGAGAAATCTTGCCCTGATCCGGAGAAGAGACAGCGAGCTGTGCAGAGATACAAGGAGAAAAAGAGCAACAGGAG GTTTGTCAAGCAGATAATGTACGCCTCCCGCAAGGCAACAGCAGACACGCGAAGGCGTGTCAGAGGCAGATTTGTGAAGGCCTCATTGGAGCAGGGCACCAGCTCTAATGACAATAAGCAGCCGAAGCATGAGGGAAATTGA